The uncultured Subdoligranulum sp. genomic sequence CGGTCGGCAAAGGGCATGGGCTTGTTGGGCACACCCTCGCAGAACCGGTCGGGGAAGATCTGGTACATGGTGCCGTTGCGGAACCAGTCCGGCGTGGTGAAACCCTTCTCGTAGACGGTGAGCTGCCAGCTGGCACCGCCCGTCCAGCTGAGCACCCCTTCCCCGCCGTTGCCGCGGTAGATCTTGCGGAAGTCGGTGTACAGGTCGAAATAATAGAAGTACAGCCCCGGCGTGGTGGGCGCGATGGTGAAGGTAAAATGGTTGACCTGCGGCGTCTGGCCGGTGAAGGTCATCCGGTAATGGACGGGGTCCTCCTTGTCCTTGGTCAGCACCAGGTGCGGATCCACATAGCCCAGCTGCTCCGGCACCGTCAGCACAAAGGTGACCTCCTGCCCCGCCTCGATGGCCCCGAAGGGCGTCTTGCAGGCAGGGTCAAAACTGTTGTAAAAGGTATGCGGCATACAAAGCCCCCTGTTCAGAAGTAAAAACTGCCGCGGTCAGGCGGCCGCGGCAGCAAAAGTGTACAGGGAAATTATTTGACCGGCGTGGCGCCCCAGATGTCGCGCGCGTAATCCATGATGGAACGGTCGGCGCTGAAGATGCCCGCATTGGCAATGTTCATCAGGCTCATGTGGTTCCACTTCTTCTTGTCCTGGTACAGCTGCTGCACCATCTGCTGGGCACGGCGGTAATCCTTGAAGTCCGCCATGACCATATACGGGTCGGAGTTGCGCAGGTTGTTGGTCACTTCGCTGAAGTTCTCGCCGTTCCAGCCCTTCTCCAGCATGTCGAGAACGGCCATGGCGGTGTTGTCGCCCGAGATGAAGGCGGAGGGATGATAGCCCATGCCCTTCAGCGCGTTCACTTCCGGCGTGAGCATGCCGAAGATGATCTCGTTGTCATGACCGGCGGCATCGGCGATCTCCACGTTGGCACCGTCCAGGGTGCCCAGCGTGATGGCGCCGTTGAGCATGAACTTCATGTTGCCGGTGCCGGAAGCCTCGGTGCCGGCCAGAGAGATCTGCTCGGACACTTCCGAGGCGGGCATCAGCCGCTCGGACAGGGTGACGCAGTAATCTTCCAGGTAGACCACGCGCAGCTTGTCGCGCACGGCGGGATCCTCGTCGATCATCTTGCCCAGCTTGCAGATCATCCGGATCATCTGCTTGGCCATGTAGTAGCCGGGGGCTGCCTTGGCGCCGAAGATGTAGGTCTTGGGCGTAAACTCGGCGTTGGGGTTGTTCTTCAGGTAGAGGTACTCGGCCGCGATGTTCAGCGCGTTCAGGTGCTGACGCTTGTACTCGTGCATCCGCTTGACCTGGCAGTCAAAGATGGAGCTGGGATCGATGACCTGGCCGGTGGCCTTCTGCAGGTAGTTGGCAAAGGTGGCCTTGTTCTCATGCTTGACCTGGGCCAGCTTGTCCAGCACGGCGGCATCGTCGGCGTACTTCTCGAACTTCTTCAGCTCGGAGGCGTCGGTCTTGAAGCCCTCGCCGATGGTCTCCTCCAGCAGGTTGGTCAGGCCGGGGTTGGAAGCCAGCAGCCAGCGGCGGTAGGCAATGCCGTTGGTGACATTCTTGAAGGCCTTGGGCTTGAACAGGTAGTAGTCGTGGAAGACGCTGTCCTTGATGATCTCGCTGTGCAGCTTGGACACACCGTTGATGGCGTGGCACACATAGGCGCAGATGTTGGCGGTGCGGACCTGGTTGTCGCCCAGGATGGCCATATAGTTGATCTTGCCGTAGTCGCCGGGGAAGGCCTTCTCCAGCTCGATGCGGCAGCGGCGGTCCAGCTCGCAGACGATCTGCCAGATACGGGGCAGCGTGCTGCGGAAGATGTCGGCGTTCCACTTCTCCAGCGCTTCGCTCATGACGGTATGGTTGGTGTAGGCGAACACCTTGCGGCAGATGTCGAAGGCGGTATCCCAGTCGTAGCTGCACTCATCCAGCAGGATGCGCATCATCTCGGGGATGGCCACAGTGGGATGGGTATCGTTGAGCTGGATGGCCACCTTGTCGGGCAGGTTGTCCAGCGTGCCGTACTGGTTCAGGTGATTCTGCAGGATGTCCGCAATGGAAGCGGCCGAGAAGAAATACTGCTGGCGCAGACGCAGGATCTTGCCCTCGGTGTGGTTGTCGTTGGGGTAGAGGATCTTGGAGATCAGCTCGGCGGAAGCGGACTGGCTGATGGCGGTGTTGTAGTTGCCGGCGTTGAAGCTGCTCATATCGAAGCTGGGCGCCTTGGCCTGCCACAGACGCAGCTTGGAAACACCCTGGCTGCCGTAACCGGCCACGTACATATCGTTGGGCACGGCGATGACCGAGTTGTAGTTCTCGTACTTCACGTGATGGAAGCCGCCCTCCCAGGTCTCGATGGCCTGGCCGTCAAAGCGGATCTCCTGGGCCTGGTCGGGGTGGGACTTGATCCACACCTGGCCGCCGGGCAGCCAGTTGTCGGCGGTTTCCTGCTGCCAGCCGTCCACGATCTTCTGCTTGAAGATGCCGTACTCGTACAGGATGGAGTAGCCGGTGCCGGGGATGCAGTCGGTGGCCATGCCGTCCAGGTAGCAGGCAGCCAGACGGCCCAGACCGCCGTTGCCCAGGCCTGCATCGGGCTCCTGGTCGTAGATGGTATCGATCTTCACGTCGGCGTCGGCCAGCACGCTCTCGGCCACCTCATTGAGGCCCAGGTTGAACAGGCTGGTGCGCAGGCTGCGGCCCATGAGGAACTCCATGCACAGGTAGTACACCTGCTTCTTGCCCTCGCCCAGGACCTTGGCCTGGAACCGCTTCTGGCGGTCAGACATGATCTGACGGGTGATGGAGGCCAGGCAGCGGTAGATCTGATCGGCGGAAGCCATGTCCAGAGTGACATTGCATTCGCTCATCAGCTTGTCCTTGAGCAGCTTCTCAAACTCACGCTTGGTGTATTTCAAAATCGTTCTCTCCTTACTGTTTTGTTTTGGGATCACTGATTTTTCTGAAAGTTTAACGGCATTCAAAATTGCCATATTATTGATTATAGCCGTGTTTGGCTAAATGCGCAAGGGAAAATTGCCTGTTTATCGGCTTTTTTACACTTTTCCACAAAAAGGGCTTTTGCAAAAGACCGTTTTGTATTATAATATTGGTAAGATTTTTCAATTCCCTGCACCCTGACGCGGGGCTCATTTTGAACATACAGCAGGAAGGAGCACAATTTTTATGGGAATGGCTACCTCAAAAGTGCGGCTGAACATCTGCGGTTCCAGCTATGTGGTCAACACCACCGAGAGCGAGGACTATATGCAGAACCTGGCCGACCGGCTGAACCTGGATATGAACGAGCTGATGGCCTCCTCCAACTCCATCTCCATCACCACCGCCGCCGTCATGACGGCACTGAACTACCGCGACGAGCTGGAAAAGGCCAGCGGCAGCGCCGACAACATGCGCCGCCAGATCAAGGATTACCTGGAAGACGCCGCCAGCGCCAAGATGGCCGCCGAGGAAGTGCGCCGGGAGAACGCTTCGCTGAAGCGCCGCATCGACGAGCTGGAACGCCGTCTGCGCCGTTCGCAGAGCGCGCAGGAGGCTCCGTGAGCCGCCCGCTGGAGATCCTGGCCCCCGCAGGAAATCGTGAAATGCTTGGCGCCGCTGTCTTCAGCGGCGCTGATGCTGTTTATCTGGGGCTTACCGGCTTCAACGCCCGGCGCACGGCGGGCAACTTCACGCCGGAGGAACTGCGGGAGGCGGTGTCCTTCTGCCATGCCCGGGGCGTGCGGGTCCATGTGACGCTGAACACGCTTGTCTACGCCCGGGAACTGGAAGGGCTGGCCGACGCGGTGCGCGCCGTGGCCGAGGCGGGGGCCGATGCCGTCATTGCCGACGACCTGGCCACCGCCCAGCTGATCAAACAGATCGCGCCCACGCTGCATCTGCACGGTTCCACCCAGATGAGCGTGCACACCCCCGACGGGGCGAAGGAACTGGCGGCCCTGGGCTACGACCGGGTCATCCTGGCGCGGGAACTGTCGCTGGAGGAGATCCGGGCCATCTGCGCCGCCAGCCCCATCGAGTGCGAGGTGTTCATCCACGGTGCCCTCTGCATGAGCGTCAGCGGCCAGTGCATGATGAGCGCCTTCCTGGGCGGGCGCAGCGGCAACCGGGGCGCCTGTGCGGGCCCCTGCCGCCTGCCCTTTGATGCCTCGGCGGGGCTGGCCCCCGGCAAACCGGGCAAGGCCTGCCATCTGAGCCTCAAGGACATGGATCATATCCCCCATCTGCGGGAGCTGATGGACGCCGGTGTGGCCAGCGTCAAGATTGAGGGCCGCCTGCGCACGCCGGAGTACGCCGCCGCCTGTGTGGCGGCCTGCCGTGCGGTGCGGGAGGGCCAGCCCTACGACGAAGCCCTGCTGCGGGACATCTTCTCCCGCTCCGGCTTCACCGACGGCTACCTGACCGGCCGCAACGACGGCACCATGTTCGGTGTGCGCACCGAGGCCGATGCCGCCGCCACCCGGGCCGCCACCCCCAAGGCGCGGGAGCTGTTCCGCCGGGAGCTGCAGCGCATCCCCGTGCGGTTTACCGTTTTCTTCGAGGAGGAGGGCGTCAAGCTGACCGCCGCCGATGAGGACGGCCACAAGGCCATCGTCTACAGTGAGGAAGCGCCCCAGCCCGCCCAGAAGGACCAGACCCCCGCCATTGAGCGGGCGCTGGGCAAGACGGGCGGTACGCCGTTCCTCTGCGCGGGCGTCACCCTCACCGGCGCCCCTGGTTTCCTGCCCGGCAGCGTCTGGAACGAGCTGCGCCGGGAAGCGCTGGAGACGCTGCTGGAAAAGCGCTCCGTCATCACGCCCCACCCGGTGCAGCCCTACCTGCCGCCCCATTTTGCCGCCCATACGGTGGGCGCCGTGCCGGCCCTGTCCGCCCGGTTTTCCACCGTGGCCCAGTGCCCCGCGGCCTTTGCAGAACAGCTGCAGTGGCTGATTTTCCCCCTGGACGAGGCCGACAAGGTGCCCGAAACCTGGCGGCAGAAGACCCTGCTGGAACTGCCCCGGGTCATGTTCGGCAAGCTGGAAGAGCGCACCGCCCAGCGGCTGCACGCCCTGCGGGGCGCCGGCTTTGCCGGAGCGGTGGCCAACAACGCCGCCCACCTGCTGCTGGCCAAAGACTGGCCGCTCTACGGCGGGCTGGGACTGAACATCACCAACCCCATGGCCGCCGCCCGCTACGCTGAGCTGGGCCTGCAGGGAATGCTGCTCCACCCCGAGACGGCCGTGAACGCCATGCAGGCCGTGGCCCCCGTCCGGGATGGCCGGGCCATCCCCACGGCGGCCCTCTGCTACGGCCACATTCCGCTGATGCTCACCCGGGCCTGCCCGCTGCGCAACGTGCACAGCTGTGCCCAGTGTCCCGGCGGCGGCACGCTGCGGGACCGCAAGGGCCGGGATTTCACGGTGACCTGCTCGGCCCCCGGCGGGGCGGGCATCCGCACGGTGTTCAACCCGGTGCCGCTGTATATGGGCGACCGGATGACCGAACTGCCGGTGGATGGGGCGGTGGCCGCCTTCACCACCGAATCCCCTGCCCGGGTCGCCCAGATTTTGGAGCTGCTGGCGGCCGGACAGCCGTTTGACAGCGAGTTCACCCGTGGGCTATACTATACCAACAACTGAGAGGTTTTTATGCAAATGACCGTTTTCTGCAAAAAGCTGGACCCCCGGGCCAAGCTGCCCGTCTACGCCACCCCCGGCGCGGCGGCCGCCGACCTGTGCGCCCTGCTGGACGAACCGCTGACCATCGCCCCCATGGAGCGGGTGCTGGTGCCCACCGGGCTGGCCATCGAGCTGCCCGGCGCCGACTGCGTGGCGCTGGTCTATGCCCGCAGCGGCCTTTCCATCAAGTACGGCCTGTGCATGGCCAACGGCGTGGGGGTCATCGACAGCGACTACCGGGGGGAACTCCGGGTGCCCATGATCAACCTGGGCGGCGAACCCTACACGGTCCAGCCCGGCGAGCGGGTGGCCCAGCTCTGCATTGCGCCGGTGTGGCAGGCTGCCTTTGTGCAGGCCGAAACGCTGAGCGATACCAACCGCGGCGCGGGGGGCTTCGGCTCCACCGGCACGGTGTGAGGACAAGCAATTTCCAAAATTTTCCAGTCTCGTGCCGGTGTGGCAGATTTCGACGCCGGAGCGCGACTATAATCGAACACGAAAGGACTTCGCTATGGCTTTGATCCTGGCCTCCGGCAGCCCGCGGCGCCGCGAGCTGATGGCATTGATTGCCCCGGATTACACGGTGATCACCAGTGACGTGGACGAGAGCAAGATCGCGGCCGACACCCCTGCCCATCTGGCGCAGGCGCTGGCCACGGCCAAGGCCCGTGCCGTCGCCGCGTCCCATCCGGAGGATGTGGTCTGCGGGTTTGACACGGTGGTGGAATGCAACGGCAAGGTGTTCGGCAAACCGCGCGATGAAGCCGACGCTTTGCGGATGCTGCGCGCGCTTTCGGGCTGCACCCACAAGGTACATACCGGGGTGTGCATCTGCCGCGGCAGCCGGGCCGCCGCCACGGTGGAAACCACGCTGGTACACTTTTCCCCCATCGACGAGGAGGATCTGCTGGCCTACGTGCGCACGCCGGAACCCTACGACAAAGCCGGAGCCTACGCCATCCAGGGCCACGCGGCGCTGTGGTGCGCGGGCATTGCGGGGTGCTATTACAACATCATGGGGCTGCCGGTGCATCGTACGGCGCAGCTGCTGCGGGAATTCCGGTAAGATGCGGCTGTGGGCGGCCCCCAAGCGAGGGAGCTGTGCATGAGCTGGATCGGACATTTTTTCAAAGGTTTTTTCGGGAGAATACACGCTATGTTTACCAAGGACATTGGCATTGATTTGGGCACCGCCAACACGCTGGTGTATATGAAGGGCCGCGGCATCATCATGCGGGAGCCCAGTGTGGTGGCGGTGGACCCCCGCAGTGACGAACTGCGGGTGCGCTGCGTCGGGCACGAGGCCAAGGCCGTCATCGGCCGGGCGCCGGGGTCCATCGTGGCGGTACGGCCGCTGAAGGACGGCGTCATCGCCGACTTTGACATCACCGCCGCCATGCTGCAGAGTTTCATCCGCCAGGCCTGCGGCAGAAGCCTGTTTGCCCGGCCGCGGGTGGTCATCTGTGTGCCCTCCGGCGTCACCGAGGTGGAGCGCCGCGCCGTGCGGCAGGCGGCCGCCAAGGCCGGTGCCCGCCAGGTCACCGTCATCGAGGAGCCCATGGCCGCCGCCATCGGGGCGGGCCTGCCCACCACCGACGCCGTGGGCAGCATGATCGTGGACATCGGCGGCGGCACGGCAGAGGTGGCGGTCATCAGCCTTTCGGG encodes the following:
- a CDS encoding rod shape-determining protein, whose protein sequence is MFTKDIGIDLGTANTLVYMKGRGIIMREPSVVAVDPRSDELRVRCVGHEAKAVIGRAPGSIVAVRPLKDGVIADFDITAAMLQSFIRQACGRSLFARPRVVICVPSGVTEVERRAVRQAAAKAGARQVTVIEEPMAAAIGAGLPTTDAVGSMIVDIGGGTAEVAVISLSGIVASQSVRCAGDALDQSIIAFIKRKYNLLVGERTAEQIKIEIGSACPQDPETSMEIKGRNLVDGLPKDILIRSEEVREAMSENLLRIVDAIKDTLERTPPELSSDIIDRGIMLSGGGALLRGLDTLVQNETGITVHVAESPLDCVALGAGAVLDNPELVGKRKEEMSYL
- a CDS encoding glycogen/starch/alpha-glucan phosphorylase, producing the protein MAILNAVKLSEKSVIPKQNSKERTILKYTKREFEKLLKDKLMSECNVTLDMASADQIYRCLASITRQIMSDRQKRFQAKVLGEGKKQVYYLCMEFLMGRSLRTSLFNLGLNEVAESVLADADVKIDTIYDQEPDAGLGNGGLGRLAACYLDGMATDCIPGTGYSILYEYGIFKQKIVDGWQQETADNWLPGGQVWIKSHPDQAQEIRFDGQAIETWEGGFHHVKYENYNSVIAVPNDMYVAGYGSQGVSKLRLWQAKAPSFDMSSFNAGNYNTAISQSASAELISKILYPNDNHTEGKILRLRQQYFFSAASIADILQNHLNQYGTLDNLPDKVAIQLNDTHPTVAIPEMMRILLDECSYDWDTAFDICRKVFAYTNHTVMSEALEKWNADIFRSTLPRIWQIVCELDRRCRIELEKAFPGDYGKINYMAILGDNQVRTANICAYVCHAINGVSKLHSEIIKDSVFHDYYLFKPKAFKNVTNGIAYRRWLLASNPGLTNLLEETIGEGFKTDASELKKFEKYADDAAVLDKLAQVKHENKATFANYLQKATGQVIDPSSIFDCQVKRMHEYKRQHLNALNIAAEYLYLKNNPNAEFTPKTYIFGAKAAPGYYMAKQMIRMICKLGKMIDEDPAVRDKLRVVYLEDYCVTLSERLMPASEVSEQISLAGTEASGTGNMKFMLNGAITLGTLDGANVEIADAAGHDNEIIFGMLTPEVNALKGMGYHPSAFISGDNTAMAVLDMLEKGWNGENFSEVTNNLRNSDPYMVMADFKDYRRAQQMVQQLYQDKKKWNHMSLMNIANAGIFSADRSIMDYARDIWGATPVK
- the dut gene encoding dUTP diphosphatase, producing MQMTVFCKKLDPRAKLPVYATPGAAAADLCALLDEPLTIAPMERVLVPTGLAIELPGADCVALVYARSGLSIKYGLCMANGVGVIDSDYRGELRVPMINLGGEPYTVQPGERVAQLCIAPVWQAAFVQAETLSDTNRGAGGFGSTGTV
- a CDS encoding U32 family peptidase; the protein is MSRPLEILAPAGNREMLGAAVFSGADAVYLGLTGFNARRTAGNFTPEELREAVSFCHARGVRVHVTLNTLVYARELEGLADAVRAVAEAGADAVIADDLATAQLIKQIAPTLHLHGSTQMSVHTPDGAKELAALGYDRVILARELSLEEIRAICAASPIECEVFIHGALCMSVSGQCMMSAFLGGRSGNRGACAGPCRLPFDASAGLAPGKPGKACHLSLKDMDHIPHLRELMDAGVASVKIEGRLRTPEYAAACVAACRAVREGQPYDEALLRDIFSRSGFTDGYLTGRNDGTMFGVRTEADAAATRAATPKARELFRRELQRIPVRFTVFFEEEGVKLTAADEDGHKAIVYSEEAPQPAQKDQTPAIERALGKTGGTPFLCAGVTLTGAPGFLPGSVWNELRREALETLLEKRSVITPHPVQPYLPPHFAAHTVGAVPALSARFSTVAQCPAAFAEQLQWLIFPLDEADKVPETWRQKTLLELPRVMFGKLEERTAQRLHALRGAGFAGAVANNAAHLLLAKDWPLYGGLGLNITNPMAAARYAELGLQGMLLHPETAVNAMQAVAPVRDGRAIPTAALCYGHIPLMLTRACPLRNVHSCAQCPGGGTLRDRKGRDFTVTCSAPGGAGIRTVFNPVPLYMGDRMTELPVDGAVAAFTTESPARVAQILELLAAGQPFDSEFTRGLYYTNN
- a CDS encoding cell division protein ZapA: MGMATSKVRLNICGSSYVVNTTESEDYMQNLADRLNLDMNELMASSNSISITTAAVMTALNYRDELEKASGSADNMRRQIKDYLEDAASAKMAAEEVRRENASLKRRIDELERRLRRSQSAQEAP
- a CDS encoding Maf family protein: MALILASGSPRRRELMALIAPDYTVITSDVDESKIAADTPAHLAQALATAKARAVAASHPEDVVCGFDTVVECNGKVFGKPRDEADALRMLRALSGCTHKVHTGVCICRGSRAAATVETTLVHFSPIDEEDLLAYVRTPEPYDKAGAYAIQGHAALWCAGIAGCYYNIMGLPVHRTAQLLREFR